DNA from Thermomicrobiales bacterium:
CGACGTAGACGTCAGCGCGGGCCTTCGAGGAGGCGGTCGAAATCGATGCTTGCGCGGTGCTCATTCGAACCCTCCCTAGTCCCGTGGCCGGAAGACGTAGAACATCACCGCAACCACCATGAGCATGATGATTGCGCCAACCCAGCCGATCGCGGCGGCGTACCCGCGGAACTGCATGCCGCCTCCGAAGGCGGTGTCGTACATGTAGACCGTCCAGGTATAGGTGTTCTTCGTGCGGTCATAGCCGCCCATGATGATGTACTCGGTGATGACTGCCATCGCGCTGCCGAAGCGGACAACCATCAGCACCAGGATGATGGGCAGCAACCGCCAGATGGTGATACCCCAGAACATGCGCCATTCGCCCGCGCCATCGACACGTGCGGCGTCGGGTAGGTCCTTCGGTATCGTCGCCAATCCCGCCAGGAAGAACATGGTGTGGTAGCCAAGCCCCCACCACCACTCCATGGCGGCGATCGAAAAGAAGATGAGTTTGGGATCGTTCAGCCATTGCGGCTGAGTGGCCAGCTCGAAGAGATGCAATTTGTCGACGAGCAGGTAGTTGATGGGGCCGATGTAGTTGTTGTACATCCAAAGCCAGAGAACAAAGATCAATGGCGAGGGGATCATCGCGGGGATGAGCAGGATGATGCGATAGGCTGTGGCAACCCGCTCGTTCTTGATGCGATCGATAAAGATCGCCGTCACCATGGGAATGAAGATCATCCCGGCAGGAAGATCAATGTAAAGATGAGCGCGCGCTGGATGCCCTGCCAAAAGAGATGGTCCGAAAGGACATCACGATAGTTCTGTAGACCGATGAAATTGGCTTCTTGATCGTCGAGAAATTTGTCGTCGGTGAAACTGATCGACAACGCATCGAAGATCGGCAACACCTGCCA
Protein-coding regions in this window:
- a CDS encoding sugar ABC transporter permease yields the protein MIFIPMVTAIFIDRIKNERVATAYRIILLIPAMIPSPLIFVLWLWMYNNYIGPINYLLVDKLHLFELATQPQWLNDPKLIFFSIAAMEWWWGLGYHTMFFLAGLATIPKDLPDAARVDGAGEWRMFWGITIWRLLPIILVLMVVRFGSAMAVITEYIIMGGYDRTKNTYTWTVYMYDTAFGGGMQFRGYAAAIGWVGAIIMLMVVAVMFYVFRPRD